In a single window of the Acidaminococcales bacterium genome:
- a CDS encoding BMC domain-containing protein, producing the protein MGAVAAGLLETRGLADALEALDAMLKAAGVRLCLMKRVGSGVVAIVVKGEVAAVEAAVEAGARKVLAEGGTLLCSYVIANPHPALRKYLIGEAKIIE; encoded by the coding sequence ATGGGCGCCGTGGCGGCGGGATTGTTGGAAACAAGGGGGCTGGCCGATGCTTTAGAGGCGCTCGATGCTATGCTGAAAGCTGCCGGCGTACGGCTATGCTTGATGAAACGGGTGGGCAGCGGCGTTGTTGCCATAGTGGTCAAAGGCGAGGTGGCGGCGGTGGAGGCCGCGGTAGAGGCCGGCGCGCGCAAAGTGTTGGCCGAGGGCGGGACATTGCTTTGTTCTTATGTCATCGCCAATCCTCATCCGGCATTGCGAAAATATCTGATTGGGGAGGCGAAAATAATTGAATGA